From the genome of Syntrophales bacterium:
GTCTATCAGACCAGAGTGATGAGATGCCAAAGAAAGAGCAAGTACCTGACCAGCCAGTTTAACGCGCGGCTCTTCCTTTTCAACAGCGGCCCACAAATACTGTGCTCCTGCCGATGAATGATCGATCTTCCCCTTTTTCCCTTTGGCATCAACATACTCATCGTCATCTGGTTCAAGTTTTCCTGCCGCAGATTTCAAATACGATTGAAACTCCGATGAATATTTGCCGAGGTCGTGAAGCAGCCCGCCAAGCTCACCAAAAGATGGCAGCCCAACATTATGGGCAAATTTCTTAGCGAGAGCTGAACAGCTAAGAAGATGATTTTCAAGACTTTGTGAAGTGCCATCTTTAAGATAACGAGCAATATACATTATGGAAAATCCTCTATAGGCTCACGCGCGTATTGATTTCGACCTTCCTCGCTTTCTCTTTTCCGGCGCATCCAGGTAGTTTTCTTTTGAGACAACCAGATTTTTTGTTTCTTTTTCGAGCTTTACGCGGGCGTCTCCGGCGATCCGGCCGCCTTTTTGGGCGGCGGTGCGGTTTTCGTCAAAACCCTGGGCGTCTTGTGTTTTGGTGATTTCTGTCGTCGCGGCCTCACCAAGCATCGAAAAAATTAATTCCAGATCGTTCATGTGATCCCGCAGATTTTCACGTTTCAGCCCCTTAAAATCTTTATACTCAGACGGTGTAACGCTGAAGGTGGCCTTGGAGATTTCTGCTGTCAGAATGTCATGCTCTCGCTCTTTCCCAACTTGCCGTTTCTTCCATTCGTCAGTCAGTTCGGCCCGGATGGCAATTCCGCGCACCCGTTTTTCGATCCAGTCGTCGGAATATCCCTTGGTCTGGTACAGCGCTTTTGTTCTTTTTGTGGCCAGCTCCGGGTCTTCGATTTCCTGCACGCGCTCGTAACCGACTTTTGCCAGCCAGCGTTTGAATGGTTCGGACTTAGGAGCGGGAATCGACTGAATGATGCGGAAAAGTCCTTCCGTGTTGGCACAATCCGTTTCGCGCTGTTTTCCATCCGGCGCGGGCAATTTGAACTGTCGACAAATTGTCGACAGTTCGAGTCCATCATCACTCTTAATCCTGATTTTCATCTTGGACCAATAGTCGCGCGGATTAGCACTTTCAGTAAGCGCTACCACAACATCAATGATCGAAAACCACCACTCATCGTTATGGAGGACCTTTCTGATCCCTTTACCTTTGAAAATAGCAAGTATTTTTCCCATGGCAACCCCTACTTGGATAAGTCAAGTCTTCAGTCGATTCGATCTGTCAAGGCGATATCCGAAAAATTCCATTTTGCCCTATTTTTAGTCATTCCCCCAAAAACGGGAAAGCCGGGAATGACTGGAAAGGCCATTTTTTCAGGTGATGCTCCGGGTAACTGCACGGCCCCCCTCCTTTTGAACTAC
Proteins encoded in this window:
- a CDS encoding Bro-N domain-containing protein, giving the protein MGKILAIFKGKGIRKVLHNDEWWFSIIDVVVALTESANPRDYWSKMKIRIKSDDGLELSTICRQFKLPAPDGKQRETDCANTEGLFRIIQSIPAPKSEPFKRWLAKVGYERVQEIEDPELATKRTKALYQTKGYSDDWIEKRVRGIAIRAELTDEWKKRQVGKEREHDILTAEISKATFSVTPSEYKDFKGLKRENLRDHMNDLELIFSMLGEAATTEITKTQDAQGFDENRTAAQKGGRIAGDARVKLEKETKNLVVSKENYLDAPEKRKRGRSKSIRA